The nucleotide window GCTGTTGGCATATTTCTGTAATCATTATCCATTCCTTCTTGTTTTAATAGCTTATCCATTTGATTATAAGAGATATATTTGCCTTCTTTACAAAATTTTTGCCTTATTTGATAGTTTGCAAAGTTGTATAGGTTCTTAGATTTAAAACAATATTCGTCTAACATTTGGTAATATGAATTTTTAGGATATATTATATGTTTTTCTACACGGTTAACTTTCATTTTTTCTATTCACCTCCTTTTCTTTAGAAACCACTTCACTTATCACCACTATCTCGCAATGATATTTTTTAAACAAATGATGGAATAATTCAAAACCTACTCTCGATAACCTATCTTTATGTGTGATTACAACTCTTTCTACTTTACCTGAAATTACATCATCAAGCATTTTAAAAAAATCTTTTCTTTTTTCAAAGCTAATACCACTTGATACATCTGAAAATACTCTTTATAAGTTTTTCTTTCTACTTCTTTGTTAAATAATTTATATACACTGTCTTTGTCATTTAGATTTCATTATAATCATCTCTTTATGAGATAATTATAATCTATTTCAGAAGCATCTTTTTCGATTAAGTTAATTACATCATCTACTTTTAATTTGCTTTGATATTTAGAGAGTGGTTTATAACTAACTTTAAACAATATAAAAAATAATAGGACAAGTAAAATAGAAATAAATACTTTCTTTTTCTTTATATGCATATTAAGCCTACAATCTTTTAATCTAATTACTTTAGTTCATTCCTGTATATATCCATTCTTTCACTAAAAATTTCCCCAGTAGTTCTGGGAGTATATGTTATGGCATTGGCACCGGCCCGTATCGTCCGGATAATATCTTCATCGGTCGGGCCTCCGGTAGCAATGATGGGAAATTCAGGATATTGTCTTCTTATTTTCTCTACAATTTTTGGGGTATTCTTTGCTCCAGATACATTAAAAATTGTTGCACCGGCTTCTATTCTCCCTCTAAAATCGGTATTTTCCGAAACAACTGTAACTACAATAGGAATATCTATAGTAGTTGATAATTCTCTAATCACATCATTTGAAGTAGGGGCATTGACAACGACTCCAATAGCTCCTTGAAATTCTGCATCAAGGGCCACATTTACAACCCTTTTCCCTTGGGTTTGTCCCCCACCCACACCACAAAAAACAGGGATATCAGCAGCCATCATTATTGCATGGGTTATTGCAGGTTGTGGTGTAAAAGGATAGACAGCTATAATGGCATCGGCATTACAGTTCCTTATTATTGCAACATCGGTAGTAAATATTAATGACTTAATTCTTTTCCCAAAGATTAAAATCCCACTAGCTTCCCTAATTACATTTGGAACTTCTATGATATTATTTCTAAGTGTTCCTTTGATTTGAGGTACATATTTTTTATTGCTCACCCCAAAACACCTCCATTATATAAGTACTATTAATTCAATTATTCAAACTTATTTAACCTTTAAATGATTAAAATTATTATATCATGCCAGAGTTTTTATTGTCTAATTTAATTTTAACCTTTTTATATCTATAGAAAGATCTCTAATTTCCAATATTAGGACATCAACCTAACACCAACCACATCATTTTACATATTATACAGTGTAAAAGTAAAACACATCCTGTAAAAGAAGGGGGGGCGGGGTATGGTTACTTTATTTAAACTTGCTATTACTGCAGAAACAGAAACAACTGTTTTAACTAAACCTAATGTAGAAAGGTTCTTTTATACTTTAGATCCACAGCATATTGATCAGGGAACCTTAACTATTCCAGCTAATGCTTTTGTAGATGACCAAGGTAATCCAGTAGAGGATATTACTTTAGTTACAGAAAATAATGGTTATTATTTACTATTTATAAATGGTGTATTACAACAAGAAGGCCTATATACAGTTACAGCAGCCAATGTACAGGTTATAGAAGCAGGTGATATTCCAGAGAATGCACCAATTACTTTAATTGTTACTAACTTCGAACCAGATGCAGAATCTGAAACTACAATAATAACTTAATTAAGTAATACAGTTTATAGACAAATTCATTTTTATAGCTGTGGTGATTAAACTTTCTAACAAAGTCTGCGTCTAA belongs to Anaerobranca gottschalkii DSM 13577 and includes:
- a CDS encoding hydrolase codes for the protein MSNKKYVPQIKGTLRNNIIEVPNVIREASGILIFGKRIKSLIFTTDVAIIRNCNADAIIAVYPFTPQPAITHAIMMAADIPVFCGVGGGQTQGKRVVNVALDAEFQGAIGVVVNAPTSNDVIRELSTTIDIPIVVTVVSENTDFRGRIEAGATIFNVSGAKNTPKIVEKIRRQYPEFPIIATGGPTDEDIIRTIRAGANAITYTPRTTGEIFSERMDIYRNELK
- a CDS encoding DUF4183 domain-containing protein: MVTLFKLAITAETETTVLTKPNVERFFYTLDPQHIDQGTLTIPANAFVDDQGNPVEDITLVTENNGYYLLFINGVLQQEGLYTVTAANVQVIEAGDIPENAPITLIVTNFEPDAESETTIIT